In a single window of the Rhinolophus ferrumequinum isolate MPI-CBG mRhiFer1 chromosome 21, mRhiFer1_v1.p, whole genome shotgun sequence genome:
- the CCL5 gene encoding C-C motif chemokine 5 — protein sequence MKVSAAALAVVLAAAAFCAPTSASPYASDTTPCCFAYISRALPRAHLQEYFYTSSKCSLPAVVFITRKNRQVCANPDKKWVREYINSLEMN from the exons ATGAAGGTGTCCGCAGCTGCCCTTGCGGTCGTCCTTGCCGCTGCTGCCTTCTGCGCTCCTACATCTGCCTCCCCAT atGCCTCGGACACCACACCCTGCTGCTTTGCCTACATCTCCCGTGCACTGCCTCGTGCCCACCTCCAAGAGTATTTCTACACCAGCAGCAAGTGCTCCCTGCCAGCAGTCGT CTTTATCACCCGGAAAAATCGCCAGGTGTGTGCCAACCCAGACAAGAAATGGGTGAGGGAGTACATCAACTCTTTGGAGATGAACTAG
- the HEATR9 gene encoding protein HEATR9, with translation MDYKPSVDISDISRSMLKYPWLEYPGRNKELRKASAPVYLSLSCHQIPKEEFPPSPECWRQHPSKPNAIPYCYFKKPELYTHRHTLYDQRQEWEAQKMLQRMRDHPRHLKEDTPIQKVHLPKIKLTIKSQATSKPLHPIGDPPKWLRLKELTNSLNSPREDEQFYAAQALGCLGIGDKFVIEALLQVAQTGPEKVKSEACRTLAILGCLNKHVIQSVIKQLTGQNEKQRMDTLMGLRVALNSWAAVPKDKRTPVGDEEKLVPVLQLLIQKSLRATAMEAALCLGFLRPCSNTARQFLLQGLCQGPMTQRMKALRMLVTVMRVHSAAVIKATLDQLCRSSVMEHRFEATQMLKSIGLEQIQAHGLEGLLFDLLREKIYNEPFPAVRHAVAETVEEFKMKPTMMNLVEEQLMNSNAIARQQAVVSLGALGIRSPQVFHLLLDMLDEEKNQSVKKTLQETLLLLASIDPWIQKKLKNKALLVYEAPKTKKAEPTRFQNKPENSEELNIQDFRLAQLNPFLIAKASASLDQQKMLNAQKGSACYLTKAFPSCFSKPLGHNSPATGSWAPGIRKPFQILAQTPK, from the exons ATGGACTACAAACCTTCAGTCGATATCTCTGACATCTCCAGGTCAATGTTAAAGTACCCATGGCTGGAATATCCAGGAAGGAACAAAG aactcagaaaagccTCGGCTCCTGTTTATCTGTCCTTGTCCTGCCACCAA ATACCAAAGGAAGAGTTTCCCCCAAGTCCAGAGTGCTGGAGGCAGCATCCAAGCAAGCCCAATGCAATACCTTACTGCTATTTCAAGAAGCCTGAGCtctacacacacaggcacacactgtATGATCAGCGACAGGAATGGGAGGCCCAGAAGATGCTGCAGAGAATGAGAGATCACCCTAG GCACCTCAAAGAGGATACCCCCATCCAAAAGGTTCACCTCCCCAAGATCAAGTTGACTATAAAATCTCAGGCAACATCCAAGCCTTTACACCCTATTGGGGACCCCCCGAAGTGGCTCAGATTAAAG GAACTCACAAACAGCCTGAACTCTCCCAGAGAAGATGAGCAGTTCTATGCAGCACAG GCCCTCGGGTGCCTGGGCATCGGTGACAAGTTCGTCATTGAGGCACTGTTGCAGGTG GCCCAAACTGGTCCAGAGAAAGTGAAGTCTGAGGCCTGCCGCACCTTGGCCATCCTGG GTTGCCTGAATAAGCACGTGATCCAGTCTGTCATCAAGCAGTTGACGGGACAAAATGAGAAGCAGAGGATGGATACTCTGATGGGGCTCCGAGTGGCTCTGAACTCCTGGGCTGCTGTCCCCAAAGACAAG AGGACGCCAGTCGGGGATGAAGAGAAGCTGGTACCTGTGCTGCAGCTGCTGATCCAGAAGTCACTGAGGGCAACAGCCATGGAAGCAGCGCTGTGCTTGGGTTTCCTGAGGCCCTGCAGCAACACAGCCCGGCAGTTCTTGCTGCAGGGCCTGTGCCAAGGGCCCATGACCCAGCGGATGAAG gcaCTTAGGATGCTGGTCACGGTGATGCGCGTGCACTCAGCTGCGGTCATCAAGGCGACCCTGGACCAGCTGTGCCGTTCCAGCGTCATGGAG cacCGCTTTGAGGCCACCCAGATGCTCAAGAGCATCGGGCTGGAACAGATCCAGGCACACGGGCTGGAGGGACTCCTATTTGACCTGCTCAGGGAGAAGATCTATAACGAGCCCTTCCCC GCTGTGAGGCACGCTGTGGCTGAAACTGTGGAAGAGTTCAAGATGAAGCCTACGATGATGAACCTGGTGGAGGA GCAACTGATGAACTCAAATGCCATTGCACGCCAGCAAGCAGTCGTCTCCCTG GGCGCCCTGGGGATCCGCAGTCCACAAGTGTTCCATTTGCTCCTGGACATGCTAGACGAGGAAAAGAACCAGTCTGTGAAGAAGACT CTACAAGAAACACTCCTTCTTTTGGCTTCAATTGATCCCTGGATccaaaagaagctgaaaaacaaGGCTCTCTTGGTATATGAGGCACCTAAGACCAAGAAGGCAGAGCCTACGAGATTCCAGAACAAGCCTGAGAACTCAGAAGAGTTAAATATCCAAGATTTTCGACTTGCACAGCTGAACCCCTTTCTTATTGCAAAGGCCAGTGCCTCCTTGGACCAACAGAAAATGCTGAATGCCCAGAAAGGGTCTGCCTGCTACCTCACCAAGGCCTTCCCATCCTGTTTCTCTAAACCACTAGGACACAACTCACCGGCCACAGGGTCGTGGGCACCAGGGATCAGGAAACCATTCCAGATCCTTGCCCAAACCCCCAAGTAG